The following is a genomic window from Actinomadura sp. WMMB 499.
CTTCGCGACGGCGTCACGGGTTCAGGACCGCGAAGACGACCTTGCCGGTGTTGCCGGACAGCGGACGGACGCCCCAGTAGCGCGTGTACTGCTCGACCACGAACAGGCCCCGCCCGGACTCTCCGTCCAGGTCCGCCCGCTGCACGCGCGGCTCCTCCCAGAGGGAGTCCTGAACCTCCATCCAGAGCGAGCCGTCCTCGTTGTGCCCGATCCGGAACGTCACGTCCTCCGGCCCCGTCGTGTGCCGGATCGCGTTCGTCA
Proteins encoded in this region:
- a CDS encoding ATP-binding protein, with translation MIEATHAEMVVKRHLKSIAEVRGFIRLALAASGTDDFVPCLVASELVTNAIRHTTGPEDVTFRIGHNEDGSLWMEVQDSLWEEPRVQRADLDGESGRGLFVVEQYTRYWGVRPLSGNTGKVVFAVLNP